Below is a window of Salvelinus alpinus chromosome 34, SLU_Salpinus.1, whole genome shotgun sequence DNA.
acagtagagaatatacacccctctatacagtagataatatacacccctctatacagtagagaatatacacccctctatacagtagagaatatacacccctccttaaagtagagaatatacacccctctatacagtagagaatatacacccctctatacagtagagaatatacacccctctatacagtatGGAATATACACCCCTCcatacagtagagaatatacacccctctatacagtagagaatatacacccctctCTACAGTAGAGAATACacacccctctatacagtagagaatatacacccctctatacagtagagaatatacacccctctatacagtagagaatataaacccctctatacagtagagaatatacacccctctatacagtagagaatatacacccctctatacagtagagaatatacaccctCTATACAGTTGAGAATATACACCCCTCCATAAAGTTgagaatatacacccctctaaacagtagagaatatactcccctctatacagtagagaatatacacccctctatacagtagagaatatacaccccgctatacagtagagaatatacacacctctatacagtagagaatatacacccctctatacagtagagaatatacacccctctatacagtagagaatatacacccctccatacagtagagaatatacacccctctatacagtagagaatatacacccctctatacagtagagaatatacacccctctaaacagtagagaatatacacccctctatacagtagagaatatacacccctatatacagtagagaatatacacccctctatacagtagagaatatacacccctctatacagtagagaatatacacccctctatacagtagagaatatacacccctctatacagtagataatatacacccctctatacagtagataATATACACCCCTCcatacagtagagaatatacacccctctatacagtagagaatatacacccctctatacagtagagaatatacacccctctatacagtagagaatatacacccctctatacagtagagaatatacacccctccatacagtagagaatatacacccctctaAATATACATTTCACATGATATCTTATGGTTTGTATAATACTATGATTGTTTCTAGTTTCAATTAAAACCTTAGATTAAAATAACGAGTATATGCTACTCTGACCTGGCAGAAACCTGTGCAATACCTCCCGTATAGATATGCCTAACCCAGAGAGGAGATTATAAAGTGCTTTCTGTGACTCAGTCTGTTCTGTGAGGGTTACAGATCTAGGACGTCCAGTTCTATGTCCTGTGAGGGTTACAGATCTAGGACGTCCAGTTCTATGTCCTGTGAGGGTTACAGATCTAGGACGTCCAGTTCTATGTCCTGTGAGGGTTACAGATCTTGGACGTCCAGTTCTATGTCCTGTGAGGGTTACAGATCCAGGACATCCAGTTCTATGTCCTGTGAGGGTTACAGATCTAGGACATCCAGTTCTATGTCCTGTGAGGGTTACAGATCTAGGACGTCCAGTTCTATGTCCTGTGAGGGTTACAGATCTAGGACATCCAGTTCTATGTCCTGTGAGGGTTACAGATATAGGACGTCCAGTTCTATGTCCTGTGAGGGTTACAGATCTAGGACGTCCAGTTCTATGCCGCTCTCTTTTGGTTTCCTGCGTTTGGTTCTGGCTGGAGATCGGCTCCTCCTCTGGCCTTTCCCCCCTGATCCTTCCCCCGCAGATGCCATCTTGTGTCCATCAGAGACAGTTTCATTGGGCTTTATCAGGGTTAAGGAGCACATTTGTGAAACTGGGTCTGATGCCCTGGGCTCCAGGTCTGTGTTCTCCATTGATCCTGGCTGGGACTCCACAGAGGTTCTGGTCATCTGGTGGATCAGAGGGATTTCTCTATTTCCCTCcgtctcctcaccctcctcttctTCAGGATTAAACTCCGCCACAGCATTCTCCtgcacctccccctctcctccctcttcctcatcctcagcCTCTGCTGACACCCCCAAATTATCCTCTGTTTCTTCCTCAGgagtctcttcctctcctccctctgtctctccctctccccctgtctctcccgcTACTCCggtgtcttcctctcctcctgtttctccctctcctcctgtttctccctcctcctttccatTCTCTTTCTCCATTGTTTCTCCTGCTGTGTTTTCATTATCTAATGCTCCCATTTCTTCTTCCACCTTCAAATCAGACATCACATTGTTctgctctgtctcctctcctccctcctcctcctcctcttctcctgttccatcctcctctgtctccttctccactgtctcctctctgtcagtcATTTCTCCACCCCCCTTCTTAGCTGCTCCCTCTCCAGTGTCTACTCCTTCCATATCCTCTCCGTCCTCGTCTCCCGTCTCCTCcgcctctcctgcctcttccccCACATCCTCCCCCTCTGCTGTTTCAAGACCAGGATTTTCATTTCCTCCAGTTTCCTCCTGATCTCCTGCTTCAGCTTCCCCTGcttcttcctcctccccttctactaactcctccccctctctagtCTCCGCCCCCTCCACACCATCTTCTCCTGTACTTTCACACCCTGTCTCTCCTTCCCcagcctcctcctcatcctcagttgcctccaccactccatcctcctcctgTTCTTCAGCCCCTATCTCCTCAGCTATTTCCTCCTCTACTTCCCCCATCAGAGACTCAGCTCCGTGACTctcctgtccctcctcctctccctcctctcccccagtcactccttcctcttccttctcagagatatcttcctctataacagttggtataataTCCTCCtttgtctcctcctcttcctcgtcttCGTGTACCACCTCTAGATTCCcaacctgttcctcctcctcctccttcttctcctcctcttccaggtTGTCATTGTTCTTCCCCTGTGTGGGGCTAGGAGGCGCCGGAGGCTCTGGGTCTTTCTTCATCTGCAGGATCTTACGCAGATCAAACGCCATCATCACCGGTGCCTTGGCAACCACAGCCTCCATTTTGATTGCCTTTTCCTCTGCCTTTTTCCGTACGCAAGCGTCGCAGGGACAGTACTCGTCCTCGCTGCGCTGGTCGCTAACATCGCCTGAACCCTGCTCTCCATCACTCTCGTTTACCGACTGGACCTTCATGACCTTCAAAGCAAAGTCAAACTTTATTAGCAAAGTCAAACTTTATTAGGAGTGCATTTATAATAAAGCAATAAGGCCTATAGTTGACATTAAAGTTGGAATTAAACACTATGTATTAAATGGATAGTGCAACATTTTTCAACTTACCCAGAATAAGATGaaagaagttgctaactagcattaatgaaattgctaactagcgttagcgaaaatgctaactagcgttagggaatttgctaactagcgttagagaaattgctaactagtgttagggaatttgctaactagcgttagcgaaATTGCTAACAAGCATTAGCGCAATGAATGGAAGTCTTGGGGATCAGCATGCCATCATTCATTGTGCATTAACTGCCAAAATATCTTTAAAATCTTACTAAAAGTTTGTTTTAAAGCTTAAAGCTGTTTGACTAAAATATAATTTACTGGCTCCTCTCACCTTCAACCTCCGCCTCCTCTGGTCTGTTACGGTTGACTGCCGGGACATGGTAGGGGGTCGCGGACCCCGGCCCGCCCGTCCCCGAATCTTCCTCAGTTCACGATCAATGCTCGTCTGGATCCTCTTCTTCACCTCGTCTCTCAGCtcagtgatcatagtgtccaacATCACATTGTTGTCTAGGTCCCAACGCACCTTCACAAACACAATAGTATTATGAAGATTAtttataaaaacatatatatttatgATTTTCATGATGATGCTTATTATTAATGCTGTTGTGTTTGTTGTTGTGgtttttgttattgttgaatcAGTACCTTTAATTCAGCCATGGCGTCTACGTAGTGGGTCATGAACTGTTTCTCCAGCTTCTTCAGCAGGTTGAGAACCCAGACCGGGTCAGGGTCCTGGGAGACACGCTTGGTGAGCAGCGCTCGCTGGACTGACGGGGGTGTCCCTGAGCTGGGGGTGTCCTCCggggtgtctgtctctgtgtcagtggGGGATTTGTAGGCTGTGCTGTCTGAAGTGGATGGGCTCCCTGGGGTTTTGAGTCTCTCAAGGGTCTGCAGCATCTCACCTCTCTCTGGGGGCGACTCTGGGGTCGACTCATCGTCCCCTGGGCTGCTCCGCACTTGGGTGGCGATGTCTGGGGTCGCCGCGTCTGAAAGCAGCTCTGCTGATGctgcttcctctcctcctccatctgtctctccctctcctacctccccctctccatctctctctccctctcctacctccccctctcctcctccatctgtctctccctctcctacctccccctctcctcctccatctgtctctccctctcctcctccatctgtctctctctctcctacctccccctctcctcctccatctgtctctccctctcctcctccatctgtctctccctctcctacctctccctctcctcctccatctgtctctccctctcctacctccccctctcctcctccatctggctctccctctcctgcctccccctctcctcctccatctgcctccccctctcctcctccttcccctccctctccctccgctATGAGAGTAATGTCACCAGCTGTTTCATCTGGTCTGGTCTTCCCAGAACCCCCAGACCTTGCTGAGCCGCTGCTCAGGTCCACACCAGAGTCTTTtagcctctccttctcctctgcctctccctccttcctcttctcGAGGTCGGGCTTAGACAGCCACAGTGACTCTAGTATATCCATGACCTCTTGGTACCGTTGGTCCCTGTCAGGGCCTGGGGCTGCAGCTGGAGAAGGGGGTGGGTCGATGAGCTGCAGCTGGGCCAGACAGTCCAGCAGACCTTTAGCAGAGGAGCTCAGTCTGCGTCCGTACACTGGACTTATCTGGAGTAAAGAGACAGGTGGGAGAAATAAGGATTAGGAATACTGTAAATCATATCAACAAAAGTGTTTTATTCTCCTCCTGAAAGTCACACAAACCATGTGAACATGACAATACAAGTATTCAAATAATAACAGTTATTAGTATGCAATATATATGTAAAACTATACTGTAACGTATATAACCCTATGAGTAAAAGATGTCTCGTGCTCACTGGGAAGTAAAAGTATGTAAGTAAAAGTCTAGAAACAGGAAATACCTCAGGCAGGGAGCTGCATCGGCCCAGTGTAGGGTTCAGTAGAACCTTCATTACTGCCACAGATGAGTGGCAGCTCCAAGGCAGCTCTGACTCTCTACTGAGGAACAGGTGGGGATGACAAGGAGAAGTGATGTCATTGTTGGGCGGCGCTGGGTCAGGGCAGCAGTCAGCACACTCAGAGCACTCTCccacctccccctcttcttcttgtttcacCTCCTCTTCTGCTCccacctccccctcttcttcttgtttcacCTCCTCTTCTGCTCCCACGtccccctcttcttcttgtttcacCTCCTCTTCTGCTCccacctccccctcttcttcttgtttcacCTCCTCTTCtgctcccacctcctcctcttcttcttgtttcacCTCCTCTTCTGCTCccacctccccctcttcttcttttttcacctcctcttcttctttatcttcctcctccttctcccccactgctgcttcctcctcctctcccctctcttcctcctcctctttcatctctccctctgcctctggtTGCCGGGCAGCCTTCTTtacttcctcatcctcttcccgtTGTCCTGTTTCAGCTGTGTtctcctgctcctcttcctcttcctgttgtCCTATTTCAGCCGTGTTCTCCTGCTCCATCTCTGTAGTTTCAACCAGTTCTTGTTTCTcctcagtctcctctcctccctgtccctctgtttcccctcctttctcatctccttcctctctttttACTTCTGTCTCTTCAATTCCCTCGTTCATCTCATCTTCAGGGTTATCCATGCCGCTGTCAGCAGGGATGCCTCTCAGCCAATCACTGACAACGTCATTTGGTGAGGTTTTGGGCAGACAGAGGGGACCCAGCTCCTCTAGCTCCGGCTCTTCCTGTTTGAGCTTCCTCCTCCTCTGGCTACTCCCACTCTTCCCACTCTTCCCACTATCAGGGATGCTAACCTTTGACCCTGCAGGGCTGGAGAGGCGCGAGGCGGCCATGTTCCCCCTGAGCAGGTCAGCTgcagacagggactgggagaggaGGCTGTTGCTGACGCTGGCTGTCCCCAGCTGGATGGCGGGTCTGGAGCCCTCGGAGGGATTGAAGGACTGGGTAGGGTTTCCCGCTTGGGCTGACTTTGGTTTGGAATTCCCTTTGATCGCAATCTTATCCGTTTTGGAGGTTTTCACAGAGCGAACGCTGCCCGTGTCACTCTGAGCTTTGACCCTGTGACCTTTCACTTGCAGGAAGGAGGCCCTTGTCTCTGGCCTCTCATCGTCCTGAACTTTCACCTTTGACCTGGTGGAGTGGGCGGAGGAAGCAGCTCTGGGGTCTCCTTCTGCTTCAGCAGGGCTCTTAGAATGTACGCTGGGAGTTTTCGTCTCTGTGACATGATCTCTGACATCATCATCTCTGTGTGCAGCCTTGCTGGCAGGTCGGCTGGTGGCTTGACTTTGAGACTCCTCTTTGGTCTCGGTGGTGGCAGGCGGTGTCTGATTGGTGGATTTAGCACTGGCCTGTGATGCTCTGGAGAGGGCTCTGGTGGTGGAGGAATCTGCTTTTCTTTTGGGTTTTGTGCTCATTTCAGATTTCACACTGTCTGTCTCATGGTCATTTCCTGTAGTGCTGTGGACAGGTctaacacctctctcacctctctcttttTTCAGGTGCAGAAACGTACTTCTGTTACTACCATTAGACTTATGAGATGTACTGGACTTAGCTGAGATGTACATGGCGCTAGCTGAtgtctcctctgttttctctccctccctgtcaacCCCTGTTGTTTCAATGGCAGGGACGTCTGCTGTTTTAGGTGCTGGAGAGACCGCTCTTCTACTTCCATTGCAGGTGGACCTGTTAGACCTGCGGGACTTTGCTGAAGCATTAGACTTAGCTGACATGACACTggctgctctctctttctcctctccgaCCTCGTCTCCTCCTGTTGTTTCAATAACAGGGACATCGGCTGGTTGAGAGCTTGGAGTCTCAGCCCTCCTGCTGCAGCTAGATTTATGAGACCTGCTTGACTTGACTGAAGCACTGGTTTTAGCTGAGATGGCGCTCGCCggtctctcctctgtgtctccagcAGCAGTTGTATCGTCAaccgtctcctctctccctgtcgtCGTAATAACAGGGATGTCTTTAGTCCCTGGAGTCTCAGCCCTGACACTCCTACTGCAGGTAGACTTGAGGGACCTGCTGGACTTTGACGTGGCACTTgctgctctcttctctccctcagcATCTATAGTAGGCTCAGTCGCTGGTACCTCTGGTGAGTTGGAGGAAGGGGCCCGTTCTGCTTTGCTGCAGGTAGACTTGTGAGATCTGCTAGATTTGACTGAGGCGTTATTGTCATCCAACATGGCGCTCGCTggtctctcctctgtttctccggcagcagcagcagacccattCTCATGTCCTTCTGTTGTTTCAATAGCAGGGATGTCTTTAGCAACAGGTGTCTCAGCCCTGACACTCCTCCTACAGGTAGACTTGTGAGACCTGCTAGAAGCACTGGTTTTAGCTGACAATGCGCTCGctgtcttctcttcctctgttttcTCCGCTGGATCGTTGACAGGAGTTTCACACGCGGCTGGCTTTGGAGAGGTAGCTTTACAGGCAGACTTGTGGAAACTGTTGAACTTGATAGAAGCCCTAGTTTTAGCTGACAATGCACTCGCTGCTCTCTCCATCGCGTCTGCTGGATCGTTGACTAGAGTTTCACTCGCTGCTGGCTTTGGAGAAAcagctctaatattactaccgCAGGTCGACTTATGAGACCTGCTGGACTTGGCTGAGA
It encodes the following:
- the LOC139563493 gene encoding retinitis pigmentosa 1-like 1 protein; translation: MQSAPAGLWDPHGPQSKDVSSLPVHTPSASRLSHVIAAPPAKIITFYKSGDVKFAGVRMAVHKRSFKCFDALLDDLSQKVPLPFGVRTVTTPRGIHSIKHLEQLEDGGCYLCSDRRQAKPINMELAGKRPALWHHNSRRVPQRPAEDPPSPSAPSHTPTRQRRILLVRNSDPAVRRSVILSRRSARSLRVFLEGISEIMQCHVRKLYTLEGRKIDSAHSLMTCPGVLVCVGREPFRPLLLNYVSKRSEEKLPGLGTRSPGSGARSPGTGARSPGNGQGARSRSSVCSEGHGSKKNVNFGLETKKTIIHPFSDSSNRSTRFSLSSDKSYPNGGKEAMLNHDIEKRVLVNRDGSLSVEMRVRFRLHNDKMFQWSTEIKKSPSDSLTNDCCPLREAKPCYLQQGQSESCSDPDSASCVVEAADYTPKPPQRSLEEPQSHYACCFQRQNLEYDLWENPAHIQTSKHSHSRVRHTHSSSSSSSCRSSRVVRRRATHRECSEPGRVVQECCVREEVERDGGMVEVCTVSSSRSELNLGATDNQGEERPLSSSSHVLQALQDDVDELPPSVSRCCHSNNPPQALPLTPQPPSPMSTSSRSRKHTPAPKLQGEEVGEREEKRRDVGEERGSRAASRHSSNSCCRGEVTPKADEERVDSWWSKASQASHGSRSPSNRIQTPVAPEEGDDEAEQGGKRAFSVMSTHTGLSGGSVGSIGSVGSLGSSLCSHCGGCDQGYDPVSCPSQKSHRSKRSQEEEEEERSGSGLSGGSDECGFSQRTNRSNCTHYFQEGRAANMMSHMSLPEEGEDTGMEVEEQIEGEGEVKEGELEDGGEQRAASIMSAKSNLSAKSSRSHKSTCSKADGSTKASERVSSPRSEPDVAEDTGAAETEERGASVMSAKTNASAKSSRSHKSTNSSNVRAVSASSETPEVPAIETTGEEGEKTEERLESSMSVKSNLSAKSRRSCKSTCSKAEQAPSPNSPEIPATEPEATGEDEGEERATISVSVKSNLSAKSSRSHKSTCGSNIRAVSPKPAASETLVNDPADAMERAASALSAKTRASIKFNSFHKSACKATSPKPAACETPVNDPAEKTEEEKTASALSAKTSASSRSHKSTCRRSVRAETPVAKDIPAIETTEGHENGSAAAAGETEERPASAMLDDNNASVKSSRSHKSTCSKAERAPSSNSPEVPATEPTIDAEGEKRAASATSKSSRSLKSTCSRSVRAETPGTKDIPVITTTGREETVDDTTAAGDTEERPASAISAKTSASVKSSRSHKSSCSRRAETPSSQPADVPVIETTGGDEVGEEKERAASVMSAKSNASAKSRRSNRSTCNGSRRAVSPAPKTADVPAIETTGVDREGEKTEETSASAMYISAKSSTSHKSNGSNRSTFLHLKKERGERGVRPVHSTTGNDHETDSVKSEMSTKPKRKADSSTTRALSRASQASAKSTNQTPPATTETKEESQSQATSRPASKAAHRDDDVRDHVTETKTPSVHSKSPAEAEGDPRAASSAHSTRSKVKVQDDERPETRASFLQVKGHRVKAQSDTGSVRSVKTSKTDKIAIKGNSKPKSAQAGNPTQSFNPSEGSRPAIQLGTASVSNSLLSQSLSAADLLRGNMAASRLSSPAGSKVSIPDSGKSGKSGSSQRRRKLKQEEPELEELGPLCLPKTSPNDVVSDWLRGIPADSGMDNPEDEMNEGIEETEVKREEGDEKGGETEGQGGEETEEKQELVETTEMEQENTAEIGQQEEEEEQENTAETGQREEDEEVKKAARQPEAEGEMKEEEEERGEEEEAAVGEKEEEDKEEEEVKKEEEGEVGAEEEVKQEEEEEVGAEEEVKQEEEGEVGAEEEVKQEEEGDVGAEEEVKQEEEGEVGAEEEVKQEEEGEVGECSECADCCPDPAPPNNDITSPCHPHLFLSRESELPWSCHSSVAVMKVLLNPTLGRCSSLPEISPVYGRRLSSSAKGLLDCLAQLQLIDPPPSPAAAPGPDRDQRYQEVMDILESLWLSKPDLEKRKEGEAEEKERLKDSGVDLSSGSARSGGSGKTRPDETAGDITLIAEGEGGEGGGEGEADGGGEGEGEGETDGGGEEAASAELLSDAATPDIATQVRSSPGDDESTPESPPERGEMLQTLERLKTPGSPSTSDSTAYKSPTDTETDTPEDTPSSGTPPSVQRALLTKRVSQDPDPVWVLNLLKKLEKQFMTHYVDAMAELKVRWDLDNNVMLDTMITELRDEVKKRIQTSIDRELRKIRGRAGRGPRPPTMSRQSTVTDQRRRRLKVMKVQSVNESDGEQGSGDVSDQRSEDEYCPCDACVRKKAEEKAIKMEAVVAKAPVMMAFDLRKILQMKKDPEPPAPPSPTQGKNNDNLEEEEKKEEEEEQVGNLEVVHEDEEEEETKEDIIPTVIEEDISEKEEEGVTGGEEGEEEGQESHGAESLMGEVEEEIAEEIGAEEQEEDGVVEATEDEEEAGEGETGCESTGEDGVEGAETREGEELVEGEEEEAGEAEAGDQEETGGNENPGLETAEGEDVGEEAGEAEETGDEDGEDMEGVDTGEGAAKKGGGEMTDREETVEKETEEDGTGEEEEEEGGEETEQNNVMSDLKVEEEMGALDNENTAGETMEKENGKEEGETGGEGETGGEEDTGVAGETGGEGETEGGEEETPEEETEDNLGVSAEAEDEEEGGEGEVQENAVAEFNPEEEEGEETEGNREIPLIHQMTRTSVESQPGSMENTDLEPRASDPVSQMCSLTLIKPNETVSDGHKMASAGEGSGGKGQRRSRSPARTKRRKPKESGIELDVLDL